The following are encoded in a window of Shewanella psychrotolerans genomic DNA:
- a CDS encoding sigma-54-dependent transcriptional regulator, translating into MKLARNILLVDDEASWLRTLAVTLSRLVPEADIDSCVDSRQVKNRLQVGDYALVLLDLTMPFHSGEELLAMIRTEFPNTRVIIVTGVNEVDTAVRCIKKGAYDYFIKTDNVDDLAHTVRRALEVVGLERNYLYIKEKFLSRSLDNPQAFNNILTCEPQILDQFRYLEAVSCSPEPLLIYGASGTGKSEFAKSCHSLYSPNEPFISINLAGINSESFEQKMCGQLYHHSNGELEAVAGLLHQVGSGVLYLNEIGALPLNAQVKLLALLETKQYYPLGSDTAYPVKCKFVVSTQDDLLKLHQAGQFRSDLLYRLRAHKIKLPPLAERQLDISMLINHFIALAAAEMNLPAPIQPSDLAPRLANYDFPGNLHELKGMVFDAVSRSDGIALNTSPFIEAINEHKSLHEIPQDQIIFPKVLPTLAQMNQALMDEAMSRTANNQTAAAQILGISQSALSRRLKGH; encoded by the coding sequence ATGAAACTGGCCAGAAATATTCTTTTAGTCGACGATGAAGCCTCTTGGCTCCGAACACTTGCGGTAACGCTAAGTCGTCTGGTTCCCGAGGCCGATATCGACAGCTGCGTCGATAGTCGCCAAGTGAAGAACCGACTTCAAGTGGGCGACTATGCTCTAGTGCTGCTCGATTTGACGATGCCGTTTCACTCTGGTGAAGAGTTGCTAGCCATGATCCGTACTGAGTTTCCCAACACTCGGGTGATTATTGTGACAGGCGTGAATGAGGTCGATACAGCAGTGCGCTGCATTAAAAAAGGCGCCTATGATTACTTCATTAAAACAGACAATGTGGACGATCTCGCCCACACGGTGCGCCGAGCACTCGAAGTCGTCGGGCTTGAAAGAAACTACCTCTACATCAAAGAGAAATTTTTAAGTCGCAGCTTAGATAACCCCCAAGCCTTTAATAATATATTGACCTGCGAACCACAGATATTAGATCAATTTCGCTATCTCGAAGCCGTCTCATGTAGCCCTGAGCCATTACTCATTTATGGTGCCAGCGGTACAGGTAAAAGCGAGTTTGCCAAGTCTTGCCATAGCCTATATAGCCCAAACGAGCCCTTTATTAGCATCAACTTAGCGGGCATTAATAGCGAATCATTCGAACAGAAAATGTGTGGCCAACTCTATCATCACAGCAATGGTGAATTAGAAGCCGTTGCTGGATTACTCCATCAAGTGGGCAGCGGTGTCCTCTATCTAAATGAAATTGGCGCGCTACCGCTTAACGCCCAAGTAAAACTATTAGCGCTATTAGAAACCAAACAATATTACCCATTAGGTAGCGATACCGCCTACCCAGTAAAATGTAAATTTGTGGTATCGACACAAGACGACTTACTTAAACTCCATCAAGCGGGTCAGTTTCGCAGCGATCTGCTTTATCGTTTGCGCGCCCACAAAATAAAATTACCACCACTAGCGGAGCGTCAGCTGGATATCTCTATGCTAATCAATCATTTTATTGCGCTTGCCGCAGCCGAAATGAATTTACCGGCGCCGATCCAACCGTCAGACTTAGCACCGAGACTCGCCAATTATGATTTTCCAGGCAACCTACACGAGTTAAAAGGAATGGTGTTTGACGCGGTCAGCCGCAGCGATGGTATTGCACTTAACACCTCTCCGTTTATCGAGGCGATTAATGAGCACAAATCATTGCACGAAATCCCCCAAGATCAGATTATCTTCCCCAAGGTGTTACCCACCTTAGCGCAGATGAATCAGGCCCTAATGGATGAAGCCATGAGTCGAACCGCCAATAATCAAACCGCTGCGGCGCAGATATTGGGGATCAGTCAAAGCGCGCTAAGTAGAAGATTAAAAGGACACTAG
- a CDS encoding ATP-binding protein, with translation MKYLLIILFSIIPSSLLAQESIVFGVHSKTAPLEWRNNGVDQGFNIELINRIGQLIDKRIIVRRKSFQQLLEDVHNPNSDIDVIAVVSPVNLDRKLNQSDPIYATHAKAYTLQGKALINNWADLVGKRVAIKKSAFVDVYLSGYPQNFERVDVDLYETGFQQMIDGKIDVVIAENFVARRLLPLYPSVRSSSNALIYGAFNFVCNGEKNALMNQINDALRQLKLSGEYDKLVNKWFGTGREKVDLTSTEKRMFSLAILVAVISAIGMIYTGFISASLRRHTKALDAELIQRNRIEAEISELSKQFQSVLDGIPHGVTIVNQELQRLWSNDNNIHLLVSDEFFYIDNRSFVLKTAVLDVLSSQSSFIADMQYQQQYWQLQIHPIAEDQVVILLEESTEQHRLRQANEEASRLASLGELSAGIAHEINNPTGLIVHAVSLFSAAIKDLTPATVHYQKQNPFWQVAGLQPQVAMEELSHSCNTIEEGAKRISRIVNDLKRYAMPHVADEYTQVCLNDVVQVALRLTANQTKYHQVTTMQCEPSPHIKGDAQQLHQVLINLIQNACHACSEQSGAIVIETHVEDDKAILSITDNGCGMDSATLKRITEPFFTTRRNLGGSGLGLSVCSRIIKEHRGEMQVQSSLGKGTQIRLTFALEQQD, from the coding sequence ATGAAATATCTCCTAATTATCCTGTTCAGTATCATCCCCTCTTCCCTGCTAGCCCAGGAAAGCATTGTCTTTGGCGTTCACTCAAAAACAGCGCCATTAGAGTGGCGTAATAACGGAGTCGATCAAGGGTTTAACATCGAATTGATAAATCGAATCGGCCAGCTAATAGACAAGCGCATCATAGTGCGCCGCAAGAGCTTCCAGCAGTTACTAGAAGATGTGCATAATCCTAATAGCGATATCGATGTTATCGCTGTGGTGAGCCCTGTAAATTTAGATCGTAAGTTAAATCAATCCGATCCCATCTATGCCACCCATGCAAAAGCGTATACGCTGCAGGGCAAAGCACTAATAAACAACTGGGCCGATCTGGTTGGTAAGCGTGTTGCTATCAAAAAAAGTGCATTTGTAGATGTATACCTATCTGGCTATCCACAAAACTTTGAACGAGTGGATGTCGATCTCTATGAGACAGGATTTCAGCAGATGATTGACGGCAAAATTGATGTCGTTATTGCTGAAAACTTCGTCGCAAGGCGTTTACTCCCCCTCTACCCATCGGTACGTAGCTCAAGCAATGCGCTCATCTATGGTGCGTTTAACTTTGTTTGCAACGGCGAAAAAAACGCGCTAATGAATCAGATAAATGACGCACTTAGACAACTCAAACTGTCTGGCGAATATGACAAACTCGTCAATAAATGGTTTGGTACTGGGCGAGAAAAAGTTGACTTAACCTCTACCGAAAAGCGGATGTTTTCCTTAGCCATTTTAGTGGCTGTCATCTCTGCCATCGGGATGATCTATACCGGATTTATTAGTGCTAGCTTACGTCGCCATACTAAGGCGCTCGACGCCGAGCTAATTCAACGCAACCGAATAGAAGCTGAAATATCCGAGCTGTCGAAACAATTCCAATCTGTGCTTGATGGGATCCCCCATGGAGTCACCATAGTCAACCAAGAGTTACAACGCTTATGGAGTAATGACAACAATATCCACTTGCTGGTTTCCGACGAATTTTTCTATATCGACAATCGCTCTTTCGTCCTAAAGACAGCGGTACTTGATGTACTATCAAGCCAGAGCTCCTTCATTGCCGACATGCAGTACCAACAACAGTATTGGCAACTACAGATACACCCTATTGCCGAAGATCAGGTCGTTATTCTGCTTGAAGAGTCCACAGAGCAACATCGCCTACGACAAGCCAATGAAGAAGCGAGTCGCCTTGCCTCGCTTGGTGAATTATCGGCAGGTATTGCCCACGAAATAAATAATCCAACGGGATTAATCGTGCATGCGGTATCGCTATTTAGTGCCGCAATAAAAGACTTAACGCCTGCCACGGTACATTATCAGAAGCAAAACCCCTTTTGGCAGGTTGCTGGACTACAACCCCAAGTGGCCATGGAGGAGCTATCTCATAGCTGCAACACTATCGAAGAGGGTGCAAAGCGTATCAGCCGGATCGTTAACGATCTAAAACGTTACGCCATGCCTCATGTTGCCGACGAATATACCCAAGTGTGTCTCAATGATGTGGTCCAAGTCGCGCTGCGCCTGACAGCAAATCAAACTAAATATCACCAAGTAACCACCATGCAGTGTGAACCAAGCCCGCACATTAAGGGCGATGCTCAGCAGCTACATCAAGTACTGATTAATCTTATCCAAAATGCTTGCCATGCTTGCTCTGAACAATCTGGGGCCATAGTGATAGAAACTCATGTTGAAGATGATAAAGCCATATTGAGTATCACTGACAACGGCTGCGGCATGGATAGCGCCACATTAAAGCGTATAACTGAACCCTTTTTCACCACGAGACGCAACCTAGGAGGTAGTGGATTAGGGTTATCGGTATGTAGCCGAATAATCAAAGAGCACCGCGGAGAAATGCAGGTGCAATCGAGTCTGGGTAAAGGCACACAGATCCGCCTGACCTTCGCATTGGAACAACAGGATTAA
- a CDS encoding flavocytochrome c, which translates to MKKMKLAVCLATLMGTAGLVGNAIAADNLAEFHVQNQECDSCHTPDGELSNDSLTYENAQCVSCHGTLAEVAESTKHEHYNAHDSHFPGDVACTSCHSAHEKSMVYCDSCHSFDFNMPYAKKWERNEPTIAELAKDKSERQAALASAPHDTVDVVVVGSGGAGFSAAVSAHDNGAKVILIEKEPVIGGNAKLAAGGMNAAWTDQQKAKDITDSPELMYKDTMKGGRNINDPALVEILSSHSKGSVDWMTAMGADLNDVGRMGGASVNRSHRPTGGAGVGAHVVQVLYDNAVKRNIDLRMNTRGIEILKDDSGKVKGILVKGMYKGYYWVKADAVILATGGFAKNNERVAKFDPKLKGFISTNQPGAVGDGIDVAENAGAAMKDIEYIQAHPTLSVKGGVMVTEAVRGNGAILVNREGKRFVNEITTRDKASAAILNQTGKSAFLIFDDSVRKSLKKIDKYIGLGVAPTADSLVKLGDMPGVGIDGKALTETVARYNSFVTSGKDADFERPNLPRALNEGNYYAIEVTPGVHHTMGGVMIDTKAEVMNAKKQVIPGLYGAGEVTGGVHGANRLGGNAISDIITFGRLAGEEAAKYAKKN; encoded by the coding sequence ATGAAAAAGATGAAACTTGCAGTCTGTCTTGCCACATTAATGGGCACAGCCGGTCTAGTGGGCAATGCTATAGCGGCTGATAATTTAGCCGAATTCCACGTGCAAAACCAAGAATGTGATAGCTGCCATACACCAGACGGTGAACTATCAAATGACAGTTTAACTTATGAAAATGCACAATGTGTTTCTTGTCACGGTACTCTAGCTGAGGTGGCTGAAAGCACTAAACATGAACATTACAATGCTCATGACTCTCATTTCCCTGGCGATGTAGCATGTACCTCATGTCACAGCGCTCATGAAAAATCTATGGTTTACTGTGACTCTTGCCATAGCTTCGATTTTAACATGCCATATGCTAAGAAGTGGGAGCGTAACGAGCCTACTATTGCTGAATTGGCAAAAGACAAATCAGAACGTCAAGCAGCTCTTGCTAGCGCACCGCATGATACCGTTGACGTAGTGGTTGTAGGTTCTGGCGGCGCAGGTTTCTCTGCTGCAGTTTCTGCTCATGATAATGGCGCTAAAGTTATTCTTATCGAGAAAGAACCCGTTATTGGTGGTAACGCTAAGTTAGCCGCTGGTGGTATGAACGCGGCTTGGACCGATCAACAAAAAGCCAAAGATATTACCGATAGCCCAGAGTTAATGTATAAGGACACCATGAAAGGTGGCCGTAACATTAACGATCCAGCATTAGTTGAAATTTTAAGCTCACACTCTAAAGGTTCTGTCGATTGGATGACCGCGATGGGCGCCGATCTGAACGATGTGGGCCGTATGGGTGGCGCATCAGTTAACCGTTCACACCGTCCAACGGGTGGTGCTGGTGTTGGGGCTCACGTGGTTCAAGTGCTTTATGATAATGCGGTTAAACGTAACATCGATTTACGCATGAACACCCGCGGTATCGAAATACTTAAAGACGATAGCGGTAAAGTTAAAGGTATCCTCGTTAAGGGTATGTATAAGGGATACTACTGGGTTAAAGCGGATGCGGTTATTCTTGCTACTGGTGGTTTCGCTAAGAACAATGAACGCGTCGCTAAGTTTGATCCTAAGCTAAAAGGCTTTATCTCTACTAACCAACCTGGTGCGGTAGGTGATGGTATCGATGTGGCTGAAAATGCTGGCGCAGCGATGAAAGATATCGAATATATCCAAGCTCACCCAACTTTATCTGTTAAAGGTGGTGTAATGGTGACCGAAGCCGTTCGTGGTAACGGTGCAATTTTGGTTAACCGTGAAGGTAAGCGTTTCGTTAACGAAATCACTACTCGTGATAAAGCGTCTGCGGCTATTCTTAATCAAACGGGTAAATCAGCCTTCTTGATTTTCGATGATTCAGTACGTAAATCATTGAAGAAAATTGATAAGTACATTGGTTTAGGTGTCGCGCCAACAGCGGATAGCTTAGTTAAACTCGGTGATATGCCTGGTGTTGGAATTGACGGCAAAGCCTTGACTGAAACGGTTGCACGTTACAATAGTTTTGTGACTAGCGGTAAAGATGCTGATTTTGAGCGTCCAAACCTGCCTCGTGCACTTAACGAAGGTAATTACTACGCTATCGAAGTGACTCCTGGTGTTCATCACACTATGGGGGGCGTGATGATCGATACTAAAGCGGAAGTGATGAATGCTAAGAAACAGGTTATTCCTGGCCTATATGGCGCTGGTGAAGTCACTGGTGGTGTTCATGGTGCTAACCGCTTAGGGGGTAACGCTATCTCTGACATCATCACTTTCGGTCGTCTAGCGGGTGAAGAAGCGGCGAAATACGCTAAGAAGAACTAA